From a region of the Paraburkholderia hospita genome:
- the flgK gene encoding flagellar hook-associated protein FlgK, translated as MSSNLFSIGLSGLNAAQWGLTTTGQNISNQATPGYSVERPVYSESSGQYTGSGYLGSGVSTTTIQRQYSQYLTTELNNAQSQSGSLNTYYNLIAQLNNMVGNPTSGISSAITSYFTGMQNVANDASNPAMRQSAISSAQSLADQINAAGDQYDQLRTSVNTQIGDTVKQINTYSAQIAQLNSQIQSLSAQGQPPNQLLDQRDLAVSNLSQLVGVQVVQGDSGYSVFMGNGQPLVVADKSFNLTTVTSPSDPTETAVAYAGLASQAGTTTPQILPDSAQLGGQIGGLMTFRSQTLDPAEAQLGAIATSFAAQVNAQNSLGIDLNGNKGGALFTVGNPTIFANLKNTGGATLGASLSNPSQPVSGDYTLSYDGSNYTLTNRDTGQVVGQAANLTNPIGGMQFSLTGTMNAGDSFTVEPTRGALNGFGLTTSDGAAIAASSPVLVSKGTSNTGTSSVTQGTVSSGYTLPSTTTTLTYDSTTGSISGFPVGSTVTIGGTPPTSYNITAATPNVPYNPAMGASMTITGSTINNVSLQITGTPANGDTFTIAPNPAGGKDGRNAQSISNLVTTKSMGNGTLTLTDSYANYVNDIGNQTNQIQASSKSQTALVTQITTSQQAISGVNINEEAANLLQYQQLYQANSKVIQTAQTLFQTILGIFQ; from the coding sequence ATGTCGAGTAACCTTTTTAGCATCGGCCTTAGTGGACTCAACGCAGCCCAATGGGGCCTGACGACTACGGGTCAGAACATCTCCAATCAGGCGACGCCCGGCTATTCCGTCGAGCGTCCCGTCTACTCGGAATCGAGCGGACAGTACACGGGCTCCGGCTATCTCGGCAGCGGCGTGTCGACCACGACCATCCAGCGCCAGTACAGCCAGTACCTCACGACCGAGCTGAACAACGCGCAGTCGCAGTCCGGTTCGCTCAACACGTACTACAACCTGATCGCGCAGCTCAACAACATGGTCGGCAATCCGACCTCGGGCATTTCGAGCGCGATCACGTCGTACTTCACCGGCATGCAGAACGTCGCGAACGATGCGTCGAATCCCGCGATGCGCCAAAGCGCCATCAGCAGCGCGCAATCGTTGGCGGACCAGATCAACGCAGCAGGCGATCAGTACGACCAGCTGCGCACCAGCGTCAACACGCAGATCGGCGACACGGTCAAGCAGATCAACACGTACAGCGCGCAAATTGCGCAACTGAATTCGCAGATCCAGTCGCTGAGCGCACAAGGCCAGCCGCCCAACCAGTTGCTCGACCAGCGCGACCTCGCCGTGTCGAACCTGTCGCAACTCGTCGGCGTGCAAGTCGTGCAAGGCGATAGCGGCTACAGCGTGTTCATGGGCAACGGCCAGCCGCTCGTCGTCGCCGACAAGAGCTTCAATCTCACAACCGTCACATCGCCGTCGGACCCGACGGAAACGGCCGTTGCCTACGCAGGTCTTGCGAGCCAGGCCGGAACGACGACGCCGCAAATCCTGCCCGACAGCGCCCAGCTGGGAGGGCAGATCGGTGGGCTGATGACGTTCCGCAGTCAGACACTCGATCCCGCCGAAGCGCAACTCGGCGCGATCGCGACGAGCTTCGCCGCGCAGGTCAACGCGCAGAATTCGCTCGGTATCGACCTGAACGGCAACAAGGGCGGCGCGCTGTTCACGGTCGGCAATCCGACCATCTTTGCGAACCTGAAGAACACGGGCGGCGCGACGCTGGGCGCTTCGTTGTCCAATCCGTCGCAGCCCGTATCGGGCGACTACACGCTGTCGTACGACGGCTCGAACTACACCCTGACCAATCGCGATACGGGCCAGGTCGTCGGCCAGGCGGCCAACCTGACCAACCCGATCGGCGGCATGCAGTTCTCGCTGACGGGCACGATGAACGCCGGCGATTCGTTTACCGTCGAGCCGACGCGCGGCGCGCTGAACGGCTTCGGGCTGACGACGAGCGACGGTGCGGCCATCGCGGCTTCGTCGCCCGTTCTGGTGTCGAAGGGCACATCGAATACGGGCACGTCGTCGGTGACGCAGGGCACGGTGTCGTCGGGCTACACGTTGCCCAGCACGACCACCACGCTGACCTACGACTCGACGACGGGATCGATCTCCGGCTTCCCGGTCGGCTCGACCGTGACCATCGGTGGCACGCCGCCGACCTCGTACAACATCACGGCAGCGACGCCCAATGTGCCGTACAACCCGGCCATGGGCGCGTCGATGACGATCACGGGCAGCACGATCAACAACGTGTCGCTGCAGATCACGGGCACGCCCGCGAACGGCGACACCTTCACGATCGCGCCGAACCCGGCGGGCGGCAAGGACGGCCGCAACGCGCAGTCGATCTCGAATCTCGTGACGACGAAGTCGATGGGCAACGGTACGCTCACACTGACCGACTCGTACGCGAACTACGTGAACGACATCGGCAACCAGACGAACCAGATCCAGGCGTCGAGCAAATCGCAGACGGCACTCGTGACGCAGATCACGACCTCGCAGCAGGCGATTTCCGGCGTGAACATCAACGAGGAAGCGGCGAACCTGCTGCAATACCAGCAGTTGTATCAGGCGAACAGCAAGGTCATCCAGACGGCCCAGACGCTGTTCCAGACGATCCTCGGCATTTTCCAGTGA
- the tnpC gene encoding IS66 family transposase → MTKMPDIKDLTPEQKDALIVDLVRRLNELEAKLEKDSHNSSKPPSSDGPRRKPKSLRGTSGARPGAQPGHKGKTLKRVAQPDHIEIHPVTRVCDACRRLIAAASVTVLPEGRQVIDLPPTRFEVTEHRVQIAQCRCGKHHSGAFPKGVSQAVQYGPQIRAAAVYLTQYQQLPVARTAQALKDLFGLHVGTGTVQHSIDQAAQILAPAVEQIEQALRGQPVVHFDESCMRVGRESHWLHVASTHALSWYGAHRKRGSEALDSFGILPGFTGIAVHDGWRPYAGYECEHALCNAHHLRELVFVQESTQQPWAQQMIDLLCQAKREVDLSRASGNTALSQARQRYYARRSRVLIAQARKLNPQQAREPGRQERRGRIRQSFTCNLLTRLHKYADEVWRFITDHRVPFDNNQAERDIRMPKLKQKISGCFRSESGMEAFCTIRSYLATLRKQNRSLIDALALGFAGFVVSPLVTAE, encoded by the coding sequence ATGACGAAGATGCCCGACATCAAGGACCTGACACCGGAGCAGAAGGACGCACTCATCGTTGATCTGGTGAGGCGTCTGAACGAGCTTGAGGCAAAGCTTGAGAAGGACAGTCATAACTCCAGCAAGCCGCCGTCAAGCGATGGTCCAAGACGCAAGCCGAAGTCATTGCGCGGCACGAGCGGCGCCAGGCCTGGCGCGCAACCGGGGCACAAGGGCAAGACGCTCAAACGCGTCGCGCAACCCGATCACATCGAGATTCACCCGGTGACGCGGGTGTGCGATGCATGTAGGAGGCTGATCGCGGCAGCCAGCGTCACCGTGTTGCCCGAAGGCCGTCAGGTGATCGATCTGCCGCCCACGCGCTTTGAGGTGACCGAGCATCGCGTGCAGATCGCGCAGTGCCGCTGCGGCAAACATCACTCGGGCGCATTTCCCAAGGGCGTGAGCCAGGCGGTTCAGTACGGCCCCCAGATTCGCGCCGCGGCCGTCTATCTGACGCAATACCAGCAGTTGCCGGTTGCGCGTACCGCCCAGGCGTTAAAAGACCTGTTTGGTCTGCATGTGGGTACGGGAACCGTCCAGCACAGCATTGATCAGGCCGCGCAGATACTGGCGCCGGCGGTCGAACAGATCGAGCAGGCGCTACGCGGGCAACCCGTAGTGCATTTCGATGAGAGCTGTATGCGCGTGGGGCGCGAGTCCCACTGGCTGCATGTCGCCTCGACGCACGCGTTGAGCTGGTATGGCGCGCACCGCAAGCGCGGCAGCGAGGCGCTGGACAGCTTCGGCATTCTTCCCGGCTTTACGGGAATCGCGGTCCATGACGGCTGGCGGCCATATGCCGGCTATGAGTGTGAGCACGCGCTGTGCAATGCTCATCATCTGCGCGAACTGGTGTTCGTCCAGGAGTCCACGCAGCAACCTTGGGCCCAGCAGATGATTGATCTGCTTTGCCAGGCAAAGCGCGAGGTCGACCTCAGTCGGGCGTCAGGAAACACCGCGCTGAGCCAGGCGCGCCAACGCTATTACGCACGGCGCAGCCGCGTCCTGATCGCACAGGCGCGCAAGCTCAATCCGCAGCAGGCACGTGAGCCCGGGCGCCAGGAACGCCGCGGCAGGATCAGGCAAAGCTTTACCTGCAACCTGCTCACACGGCTTCACAAATATGCCGATGAGGTGTGGCGTTTCATTACCGATCACCGCGTACCGTTCGACAACAACCAGGCCGAACGCGATATCCGCATGCCCAAACTCAAACAGAAGATCTCCGGGTGCTTCCGCTCGGAATCGGGCATGGAGGCGTTCTGCACAATCCGCTCCTACCTTGCCACCTTACGCAAGCAGAACCGTTCGCTGATCGATGCGCTGGCATTGGGCTTTGCCGGATTCGTCGTTTCGCCTCTGGTTACCGCTGAATAG
- a CDS encoding flagellar brake protein, whose amino-acid sequence MNTTQSNGDNREMEGVDFGRRNPLEIGVQLRNLLNRGDFLTVQYKGGQLVTKILEVDVRERTFTFDWGALAEQNRGLLTSPEGHFHATPDGVRVHFVTKTPRETTFEGRPSFEADFPEVLYYLQRREYFRVDAPLLDPYICRGRLPDGEGFRFEVQDLSLGGMAMRTSDERVSTLEHGVQLLDTEVILGSLGTLQLDLELMSNRAVDLPNGTQRYTLGFRFLSLPGNAENTLQRLITQLEMKRRSLART is encoded by the coding sequence ATGAATACCACCCAGTCGAATGGTGACAACCGCGAGATGGAAGGCGTCGACTTCGGCCGCCGCAATCCGCTTGAGATCGGTGTGCAACTGCGCAATCTGCTCAATCGCGGCGATTTTCTGACCGTGCAGTACAAAGGCGGCCAGCTCGTGACGAAGATCCTCGAAGTGGACGTGCGAGAGCGCACCTTCACGTTTGACTGGGGCGCGCTTGCCGAGCAGAACCGCGGGCTGCTGACTTCGCCCGAGGGCCATTTTCATGCGACGCCGGACGGTGTGCGCGTGCACTTCGTCACGAAGACGCCGCGCGAAACGACGTTCGAAGGGCGGCCTTCATTCGAGGCCGATTTTCCTGAGGTTTTGTATTACTTGCAGCGGCGTGAGTATTTCCGCGTCGATGCGCCGTTGCTTGATCCTTATATTTGCCGTGGGCGCTTGCCGGATGGGGAAGGGTTCCGGTTCGAGGTGCAGGATCTTTCGCTTGGCGGCATGGCAATGCGGACGAGTGATGAGCGCGTGTCGACGCTCGAGCATGGGGTTCAGTTGCTGGATACGGAAGTGATACTTGGGTCGCTCGGGACGTTGCAGCTCGATCTTGAGTTGATGTCGAATCGGGCTGTGGATCTGCCGAATGGCACGCAGCGTTACACGCTTGGGTTTCGGTTTTTGTCCCTGCCCGGGAATGCTGAGAATACCCTTCAGCGGTTGATTACTCAGCTTGAGATGAAGAGGCGGTCGTTGGCGCGGACTTAA